GGAGCTGCTTCAAAACGAGCACATAAACCACTGCCATCACGGTTCCTACTACGGCCAAGGTAGCTACTGAGGCTTGAATTGACGTCCACATGAAGCCGCCGGGTGTGGAACTACCGAAGAGCCGCAGCACCAGTTCTCCGACAATGCCGGAGACCAGGGCAGCGGCAAGGAAGCGCATGTGGGCGCGCATGATCAGGCCGCGGCCGTAATCTCCCAGCTGGGCCTTCAGGAAACGGTGGCTGATGACGGGCCCCACGAAGTTGCTGATGGTGTAGCTCAGTGCAATGCCGTAAATGATCCATTGCGGTGGCAGTTGGCCAGCTATCAATACACATGTCAGAAGCACAGCCACCGCGATGCATTGGAGAATGAATGGCGTCTTGGCATTCTCCTGAGAGTAAAACACTCTGTTCAAAATGAAATTGATGCTGAAGAACGGAGCACCGACGGCCAAAATAGCCAAGGTAATGGCTACCTGTCGGCCCACTAGCTCATGATTTCCACTAAAGAGCATCCCGAGGGGACCGGACAGCACCAGCAAAGCCATAGCCGCAAAGACCGTGGCCATCCCCGTGGTCCGCAAGGCGCTGGAGACGGAGGACCGCAACGCCGGAAGGTTCTTGCTGGCCGCGGCGTGTGCCATGGCCGTAAACATCACCGTGGCAATGGACAGCGCGATGGTGGAATGCGGCATGATGTACATCTCGGTGGCACGGCTCAACACGAGAGCCCCAGGATACACAGACCCGCCGGTATTGGTGTCTTCTCCGCTCGGGATGGTGGCAATGCGCAGGATGACAATAAAGCTCAAGTTGCCAATAATCATGGTTCCCATGGTCCATGTGGCGATCTTGGCTGTGGCGCCAAGTCCTGCGCCCTTCAAAGAGAACTTGGGCCGCAGGTTCAAGCCAAGCCGATGGACCGGCACCAGCAACACCACGGACTGAGCGATGATGCCGAAAGTAGCAGTACCGGCCAGCATCCACGATTGTCCGGTGGTCCAATTACCGACCGTGTGCGGGTTAGTCGCGGAGCTGCCAGCAACGAAAATAAACACGAGCAGTCCGGCAATGGCGACCACATTGTTCACCACAGGGGCCCAGGCGTACGCCTTGAAGGAGTTATGGGCGTTGAGGACCTGCCCCAGGAGCGAGAACAGACCGTAGAAGAAGATCTGCGGCAGAAGGAACAAACCAAAGGTGATGGCCAGTTCCAGCTGCTTACCGCTGAAGGACGTGGACAGGCTCATGATGGGGACCACAAGGAGCATGACGACGGCGGTCAGCGTCAGCAAACCAAGAAGTCCTAGGGTCAGCAACCGGGATATGAAGTCACGGCCGCCATCAGGGTGCTTGCTTGCCTTGGCAATCTGCGGGATCAGCACCGCGTTGAAAACGCCACCGGCCAGCATGAGGAAGATCAAGTTGGGCAGGTAGTTGGCACCTTCAAAGATGTCACCGATGACCGTGCCGGCCACGGCGATGCTCAAGATCATTCCCTTAATCAGCCCCAACACGCGGGAGACCAAGGTGCCCACTGCCATGTTGGCGCTGGAGCGGGCCGCAGAAGCGCTCATCCGTCCCGTACCCCCTGCCGATGCGCTGCTCTGAACAGGAGTTCTGCCCGTAGCAGGTGTCTTGGCGGGCGCGCCAATAGGGGCAGGCACGCGCGGGGCGGCAACGGGTTTAGGCGGGATGTTAACCCGTTCTACATTAGACATCGCTACCATCATCTCACTGCGGGCTTAGCGTGCGCTGACAGCGGGGCCGCGCAGGGGCCTAAGGTGGCAGCCATAGGAAACCCCTGAATGCGGCTAGAAATGCTCCGGCAGCAATTCCCGGGCTAGATCGGTGATGCGGCGTTCGTTGGGGAAGGAGAGCTTTCTTGCCAGTTCATCCAGAGGTACCCACGCCACATCCACTGCCTCATGGTCCGGATCATTCTCAATGGTCAGGAATCCGCCAGTGGCACGCAATAAGAAGTGATGGACCGTCTTGTGAACTCGGTGGCCGCTGACTGTGAACCAGTAGTCAATGCTGCCCAAGGTTGCCAACACCTCGCCTGCGATCCCGGTTTCTTCTTCAATCTCGCGGACCGCAGCCTCGCAGTGGTTTTCCTCACCTTCGGGATGGCCTTTGGGCAAGCACCACTCAAGCCGACCACCGCGGTTGATGCGGGCAATGATCGCAACGGTAGGGACGCCGTCGTGCATTGCAACCACCACGCCGCCGGCCGAAACTTCTTCAACAGTTGGCAATTGGCTGGGTGCGCCGGGCACTCCAAGCGGCCCCATTGCCGGTGGCAACGGGTTCCTCTTAGGCGCGCGCGGCACAGGGTGAACCATGCAGTCCACTCTAGCTACCTTTGCCCGGGGATGATGACAGGCTCCGGAGTAGATTTGTGGTGTCTTGGGACGGGTGAGGCAACGGCGTTTTCCGGCGCAAGCCTCGAGGACTAAAAGTCTGGCATTCTTAAGGGACCATGGATTTAGTGCCTGATACCTCAAAATTTGACCCGGTTGTTCTTGAACTGGGACGCCTCTTTGCCGACGCCGGCTTTGAGCTCTCCCTCGTAGGCGGACCTGTTCGCGACCTTTTTCTGGGCCGGACGTCCCCTGACCTGGACTTCACCACGAATGCCACCCCGGAGCAGATCCTCGCTGTTGCTAAAAAGTGGGCTGATTCGCACTGGGAGATGGGCCGTGATTTTGGCACCATCGGCTTCCGCAAGCGGAACGCCCAGCAAGAGGTGCTGCTCATTGAGATCACCACCTACCGCGCCGAAGCCTACGATCCAGACTCTCGCAAGCCCGTGGTGGCCTTTGGAACATCACTGGTGGATGACCTGCAGCGCCGTGACTTCAGCGTCAATTCGATGGCCCTGCGGCTGCCTGAAATGGAGCTTGTGGACCCGTTTGGTGGCGCCAAGGATCTGGCTTCCGGACTGATACGCACCCCCGGCGCCGCCGAAGATTCATTCTCCGATGACCCGTTGCGCATGATGCGGGCCGCACGCTTCGCCTCACAGCTTGGCTTTGCGCTGCACCCGGACGTCCTAGCCGCGATGACGGGGATGGCTGGCCGGATCAGCATCATCTCGGCTGAGAGGGTTCGCGAAGAACTCGTGAAAATCATCTGTGGTGCGCACCCGCGAGTTGGCATCGACATTTTAGTGGATACCGGACTGGCCGAGCTGGTCTTGCCGGAGATTCCCGCGCTCAAGCTCGAAACGGATGAACACCACCGACACAAGGACGTTTACCAGCACTCGTTGCAGGTTCTCGAGCAGGCAGCTTCCATGGAAACCGGTCCTGATGGTCCGGTGCCCGGCCCCGATTTTGTGCTGCGCTTTGCGGCGTTAATGCACGACGTAGGCAAGCCCAAGACCCGCCGTTTTGAACCGGGAGGCGGAGTTAGCTTCCGCCACCACGACCTCGCTGGGGCCAAGCTCACCGCCAAGAGAATGAAGGCGCTGCGCTTCGACAACGATTCCATCAAGGCCGTCTCGCGCCTGGTAGAGCTGCACATGCGCTTCTACGGCTATGGCGAAGCGGGCTGGACCGATTCGGCTGTTCGTCGCTACGTGACCGATGCCGGACCCTTGCTGGAGCGCCTGCACCGGCTGACCCGTTCCGATGTCACAACTCGCAACCAGCGCAAGGCCGATCGTCTGGCTTTTGCTTATGATGACTTGGAACAGCGCATTGCCGTCCTGGCTGAACAGGAAGAGCTGGATTCGATTCGGCCCGACTTGGACGGTGGCGCCATCATGGCCTTGCTGGGTATCAAGCCAGGACGTGTGGTGGGACGCGCCTACAACTTCATGCTGGAACAACGGATGGAATACGGTCCCCTGGGTCTTGAAAAGGCCGAAGAAATTCTGCGGCAGTGGTGGGCTGAACAGCCTGAGTCACAGCCCGAAGATCCAAAACAGCTCCAAGATCTAGAGCAGCCCGAAGCTCCAGAACAACGCCAAGAGCCTGCCCAAGGCTGAGACCGTGCGTCTCGATCACTAATATTCTCTGATTGGAATATACGCAATGAGTAATGCAGATAGTGGAAACACTCCCGCTGGCGCCGTAGCCGTCCCGGGCGGCCCCAAGCTCTGGCTCTTGCGCCATGGTGAAACCGAGTGGTCCCGCAGCGGGCAGTACACGGGCTTGACAGACCTGCCGTTGACGGAGCTGGGCGAAGATCAGGCCCGATCCGCACAGGCCGCACTGTCCGGCGTCGACTTTGACCTGGTCCTGACCTCGCCGTTGCAACGCGCACGCCGGACGGCCACACTGGCTGGTTTTCCTGATGCAGTGGTGGAACCGAATGCCGTGGAATGGGACTACGGCGACTACGAAGGCATTGACAGTGCTGTGGTGCGCGCCCAGAACCCCGGATATTTGATTTGGGATGACGGCGTGCCCAATGGCGAGACCCTCGATGAGGTAGCGGCGCGAGCTGATCTGATTGTGGCTCGCGCCTTGTCGGTCACGCGGGCGGATGGCGCCCCTGCCAATGTGCTGCTCGTGGCCCACGGGCACTTCCTACGCATCATGGCGGCCCGCTGGCTGCGACTGCCGGGGACCGCAGGCAGGCACTTTGTGCTCGGCACCGCCAAAACCTGCACGCTTGGCTGGGACAAGAAAACCCCCGCGATCGAGCAGTGGGGACTGTAGCGGGCTGGCTTAATCTCGGGCAGTCTTGAGCGCGGCGAAGTCCAGATGGAAGCGCAAAGGCCGTGCGCCAAGTAATGCGCGTGCACTTATCAAGCCGTGAGGGGCTGAGCAGGTAGGCTCGTAGCCATGGCGGAATCACAGGCTTCGGGGACTCAAGCTCAGCATCCCATTGTTGTCCCCTCACGTAGTGACGACCTTCTGCGCACCTTGACTGAGCCGGTGGGTGGGCCGCTGGGCAAACGTACATCGCCCGGCATTACCAATCCCGGATTCTTCACGGTGGAACGCGTCTTGGTGCTGATCGCTGCAGTTTCGGCATTGCTCGCCATTATGACTAAATCCCACTGCCGTACCGCTGGGTGGGTTACTCCTGACCAGGAATCAACTGTGTGCTGGTCTGTTTTTCCCAATTCCTTTGTGGATGACCGCTTGGGGGCGCTAACACCCTTCTTCTCCGAAGGGTCACCGTTTGGCCACCCGGTTTTGGCTGGCTGGATTGCCGGGATCACTGCGTGGCTGACGCGCAGCGCCGGTGACGGTGCGTTGCGCCAACTGGCCTTCTTCGACCTGAATGCTGCGCTCATTGCCATGGTCTGGATTGTCACCGTGGTAATTGTTGCCCGCACCGCTGGACGCAGGGTCTGGGACGCGGCCATTGTGGCCGCTAGCCCCGTTTTGATCATGCTGGCATATGTCAGTTGGGACTTCTGGGCGGCCGCATTGGTTGGCGCTGGCATGTACCTCTTTGCACGGAAGCAAACCCTCTGGGCCGGGGTCTTCTTTGGCGTAGCCGCCATGGCCGCGCCCTACCCGATCTTCGTATTGCTGGCGCTGGTGTTCCTCGGAATCAGGACCGGACCCGTTGCCAAGATGCTCGAGATGGTGGCCGCTGCGGCGATAGCGTGGCTTTTGGTGCTCGCTCCGATCATGGCCATCAACCCGCCTGCATTCCCGGATTACCTCAAAAACCTTTTCGCCGCCGGGCCCACGGAATCATCCATTTACGGCGGGCTGAACCTCATTGCCGAACGCATGGGCTGGTCCACGCTTGATGTTGGCGCGACAAATGCCGTCTCCGGAATTCTCTTGCTGTTGTTGGTGGCTGGACTGCTCGCTGTTGCGCTCTATGCGCCCCGCCCCCCTCGCGTCGCGCAACTGGCCTTTGTCGCTGCAGCGGGTTTCATGGTCCTGAACAAGGGCGCCGAACCGTGGCACGCAGTGTGGCTGGTTCCCTTGCTGGCCCTGGCTATGCCCCGCTGGCGTCCGGTTTTGGTGTGGCAGGCTGCAATCCTGACGCATTTCATTGCCCTGATGCTGTTCCGCAGCAAGGTTCTGGGGGATATTAGCAACCAGCACGCCATTGATACGCCCTACTTCCTCATTGCAGCTGTCATTGGGGCCGTGGCCACCTGGATCATGGTGGGAATAGTTGTCAGGGACATTTTTACGCCGGCATATGACGTGGTGCGCCGAGGCGGAGTATCCGATCCCCAGGGCGGTATCTTGCTGCTTCTTCGAGAAGGCACAGTGAGTGTGCCAGACGCTGCTGAGCAACTGCCACTAGCTGCTGGAGAAACGCCAATAGACAACGCAGAAGCGCGCTGACTGTGACCGATGTTGCCGTGGTGGGATCTGGACCCAATGGCCTAGCCGCCGCCGTGACCATGGCACGTGCAGGGCTGTCTGTGGAGCTATTCGAAACTGCCGATTCCATTGGCGGTGGGACTCGAACGGCCGAAACCACGTTGCCCGGCTTCCACCATGACGTGTGTGCCGCCGTTCATCCGATGGCCCTAGCCTCACCATTCTTCCGCGCCTTCGAGCTGGAACGCAGGATTGAGCTGCTGGTGCCCGAGGTCTCCTATGGGCACCCGCTCGACGGCGGACGGGCCGGCCTTGCCTACCGCAGCCTGGACCACACGGTGGAAGCGCTGGGGCGTGATGGCCGCGCGTGGCGTGCGCTGATGGGACCCTTGCTGAACAGGGTCGAGGGAACCATCGACTTCACCCAGGGGAACCTGCTGCGCATACCCACGGACCCCCTTGCAGCGTTTCACTTCGGGATCAGAACGCTGTTGCAGGGCACCCCCGCATGGAATCTTGGCTTCCGCGAGAACACGGCTCCTGCCATGCTCACCGGTGTGTCCGCACACGCCATGGGCCGTTTGCCGGCGTTATCAACCTCGGGGGCGGGGCTGATGCTGGGAGTACTGGCGCATGCTCAGGGTTGGCCCGTCCCGCGAGGCGGTTCCGCGGCAATTGCTCAGGCCATGGCCGATGACTTCTTGGCTCATGGCGGCCGGATCCGGGTTGGCCAGCGGATTGATAATGTGGCCAGTTTACGGGCTGAGACAGGAGCCAAAGCAATCATTTGTTCTACGACGCCGCGTGCCCTAGTCGCGATGGCCGGAGCGGAAATGCCCGAAGGCTATAGACGGAAGCTGGAGTCCTTTAAATACGGAGCAGGTGTGTGCAAGGTGGACTTTGCACTTTCCGGGCCGGTGCCGTGGACTGCCCCTGGTCTGCGTCTTGCACCCACCATTCATATGGGTGGATCTAGGGAAGCCATTGCGTTTGCCGAACGCGAGGTCTTAAATGGCCGGCACCCGAAAGACCCGTATGTCCTTGCCGTGCAGCCGGGCGTTATTGATGACACTCGTGCACCCCTTGGACAGCACACTTTTTGGGCGTACACCCACGTTCCTGCAGGTTCAACAAGGGATTGCAGCGAAGACATCATTGCCGCCGTGGAAAAACATGCGGCCGGCTTTAGGGATCTGATCCTTGCCAGTTCGGTGCAGAGCGCGCAAGACATCTCTGCCTACAACGTCAACTACATCGGCGGCGATATTGCTTCGGGTGCAGTCACCTTGAAGCAGCTACTGAAACGCCCTGTGATATCCCCGGATCCCTGGCGAACCCCGGTAACCGGGCTGTATTTGGGTTCGGCGTCCACCCCGCCAGGTCCAGCCGTACACGGTATGGGTGGCTGGTTTGCAGCGAAATCGGCCCTGACGAATACCTTTGGACTGCCCGCTCCTGAACTGGGCCTGCCGGCATAAACGGAGTTAGCCAATCTGTCGGCTTAAACAACTGGCCCGCTACGGCGATTGTTGACTTCACAATCGGCGCAGCGGGCCATAAAAAGAACTAGTTGCGGCGGTCCAGGGTTCCCACGGGAAGGCCCGCGGAATCCTTGACGGTCAAGACGTCTCCATCGATCTCTCCGCCAGCGGCCTTCATGAGCCATGGATCCACGCCCTCACACGCCATCTGGGTGCCGCTGAGCTGTGAGAAGGAGAGCTTGCCCTGAACCAGGAACCACTGGCCGGTAATACGGTTACAGCCGTCGCTTCCAGTGAGGAAGCCGGCCTGCTCGTATTCGGCGGTTTTATCGGATCCTAGCGACAACTCCAGATACGGCTGCTTGTCGGTGTTGTAGCCCTCGCCCCAAGTGCCCACAGGGCCTGTTGCGGCACCGCAGGACGAGATGGTCAAAGCAAGGAGGAGGCTGCCGGTGAGGGCTGCGAGGCGTTTCATGGTGAGGATGGCTCCGATCGCGCTGGTATAGACGTGCGTTTCCCTTATGCTATTGCATTGCCGCGCTTTCCCGGCCTTCGGCCCCCGCAATCAGAGCCAGCAAAAAACGCAATCAACCCCGGGAAGGGCGGTTTAGTAGGCTGCAGATCCGGCGACGGCTGGCACGGGAGCGGTCAGGACGCCGTCGCGCATGGAGGCCACACAATCGGTGAGCGGGACGAACTCGGTGTCATGGGTGACCATGATGGTGGCCACGTTGAATTCGTCGGTAACCTGACGTAGCAGGCGCACGATCGAGTCGCTGCGGGCATGGTCCAAGGCAGCCGTGGGCTCATCCACCAGCAGGACCTTGGGATGAGCCATGAGTGCCCGGGCAATGTTGACGCGCTGACGTTGTCCGCCGGAGAGCTGATGAGGGCGCTTCTTGGCAGAGCTGGCCAGGCCCACTAGCTCCAGCAGTTCTGCGGCACGGGTTGCTGCGGACTTCACGGATTTGCCCCGTAGGTGTTCGGTGATGGTGAGTTGTTCGGCCGCCGTCAGTGAGGCCAGCAGATTTGGCTGCTGAAAAATGATGCCCACTTTGTCGCGACGCAATTGGGCCAGTTGTTTCTCGTTGAGCCCGGTGGCGTCGACGCCGTCGATCACCACCAGGCCCGACGTCGGCTTGATAAGTGTTGCGGCAACGGCGAGCAGGCTGGACTTGCCGGATCCGGACGGCCCCACCAGGGAAACGAGCTGGCCCGGATTTACGGACAGGTTGACGGAGTCCAGAGCAGTCATGGTCCCTTCGCCATCGGGGTACTCAAGCGTCAGATTGACGAGGTTCAAAGCTGTCATGAGATTGTCCTTAGAAAGTGTGGAGCGAAATGGTGGGGAATGCGGGTAATCGCGGCAGCGATTTATCGGCCGACAAGTGGGGACTAGTTCCCACCGAGGGCGATCATGGCGTCCACGCGGGTGACCTTTCGGACCGCCAGTGCTGCGCCGGCCAGGCCCAGCGCCACGATGCCAACGATCGGCAGCAGTGTTGTTGCCGGGGTGAGGAGGAAGGGGGCTGCGGCAGAGGCAAAGATGCCACCAACAATCCCCGCGAGTCCGCCCAGCCCTGCTCCGGCCAGCAGTACCAGGGCAGCCTGTGTCAGGGCATCGCGGAGCAGATAGCTGCCGGAGGCGCCCATGGCCTTCAGGACGGCAATGTCACGGGTCCGTTGGACCGTCCAGACCGTCAGGAACGCCACGATCACGAGTGCGGAAATGCCGTAGAGGAACGCCTGCATCATCATCAGTGAGCCGTTTTCGCTCTTGTACCCGCCCAAGCCGTCGAAGGATCCGCTGCGTGTAGTGCTGATGGTGCCGGCCGCGGCATTCGCACCGTCAAGGTCCACAGTGGCGCCCTTCTCAAAGGTCACGGCCAGCACGGTTGCCAGCTGGTCAGGATCGCTCAGGTGGGCAACCTTGGTCCACGTGTTCAGCGTTGTCCAAACCACCGAGGTATGCGAGTACCACTGGTCCGGCACGATCGCGCCCACGGAAAGTTCCGTCCCGGCAATGGTCACGGCATCCCCAAGAGAGAGGGAGAGTTCCTTGGCGATGCCTTCGCCGATTGTCACGGTTGAATCGCTCATCTCCGACGGCGCGATCCCGGCTTGTGGTCCTTGCGCAGCTGTCAGCGAGTCGCCAACACCAAAGACAGCAACGTTGGCAATACCCTTGCTCTCGCCTGCGCCTTGGAACCGGCTTTGGCTGATGCCCAGGGGAGCTACGGACGTAACGCCAGGCTGCGCTGCCCAGATCTTGGCCTGTTCCGCTGTCACCTGACTTTCGGTGAAGGACACTTTGGGATCGTTCTTGGCCGGGGCGCCAAACACCATTTGGCTGACGGCCGTGCCGGATCCGGTGCCCGTACCCAAGAGGGCGACGGCGGACGTCGACTGGTTGCCTAGCCCGGCTGTGAGGCCGGAAAGCAACACCAACAGCAGGCTGATCAGGGCCACGACGGCGCCCATGAGGGCAAATCGTCCCTTGGCAAAGCGGATGTCTCGGATCGCGAGGAACATGTACAGCTTCTTTCGTAGGCCGGATTATGGTGATTGTGTCCGGGTTTTTGCTAGTAGTTCCACTCTCCTGCGGAACGGCCATGCTTCCATCGCGGGGTTGGTTGATCCTGCTGCGGCGTGTGGTTGATGCGCCGGTCAACCTTTTGGTTGATACGGGCACAAGATGGTGCGCCTATGCTGGTGACATGTCTGCCGTGGATGCCCCGCCCGTGAGCAGTGCTGCGATTCTGCGGTTCCTGCGTGTGACCTTGCATGTTGCTTTTGCCGTGCTGCTGGCCGTTGGTGTGCTCCGGCTACTCACAGGCGTGGCCGCCGGGCCGGGCCGGTACTTTTTCTTAGCGTTGTCCGTTGCGCTTGCGGTGGTCTATCTGGTGGGCACGGTGGCCGAGAAACGCTTTTCAACGGGCGCGCTGGAACACAATCCGAGGCGCTGGGCCGGGCTCTGGTTGGGACTGATCACGGTGATGTGGGCGGTCCTGATGGTGGGTTCGGTGGAGTTCTCCTGGCTCGTGTTCCCCCTGTTCTTCCTGCATTTGCACCTCTTGCCTCGATGGGCCGGGCTCACCATGGTGTTGCTCATGACTGCGGCGGTGGTGATGGCCCAGTGGAGCTCAAGTGGGAGCGATTTTCCGCCGCTGCCTGTGGTGGTGGGGCCGGTATTCGGCATGGCGTTCGCTGTGGCAACGTCCAAGGCCTACAGGCTTCTGTATCAAGAAGGTGAAAACCAGCGTCAGGCCGCCGATGAGCTGCGCCGCACTAGGGCGGAACTGGCCGCCACGCAGCATGAGTCTGGCGTTTTGGCCGAGCGAGCCCGGTTGGCACGGGAAATCCATGACACTCTGGCGCAGGGATTCTCCTCGATCATCTTGGTGTCCCGGGCGGCCCGGCGCAGTTTGAGTTCCGGGGATCTTGCGTCCGCGGAGGAGAGCTTGGCCATGGTGGAGGCAACTGCCGCGGAGAATCTGGCTGAGGCCCGTAACTTTGTCCGGGGGCTTTCCTCCCCGGCATTGACGCAATCCTCGCTCGCGGAGAGCCTGTCCAGGCTCTGCAATCAGACGGCGCGGGAGGCCCGGGCCCGGGGTGTCTCACTGCGGTGCAGCTTCCGGCTTGATGGCGAGCCCACAGAAATTCCGCAGCCCTTCAAGGTGACGCTGCTGCGCGCCACTCAGGCGAGTCTGGCCAACGTCTGGCTACACGCGAAGGCTACGTCCGCCGTCGTCAGCTTGGCGTTTCTAGGGGATGAAGTGACCCTTGACGTGTTCGACGACGGACGCGGCTTTGAGCCGGAGAGCCTCGCCGACACTGTGGCTAAGAGAGCGGATGGTAGTGGATTTGGCTTGCGATCGTTGCGCGAGAGGGTGGTGGCGCAGGGTGGGACCCTGACCATTGAGTCGACCCCTGGGGAGGGGACGGTGGTGGCCATCAGGCTGCCGCTTGGTGAAGGCGACAACAGTGCAGGGGATATCAATGGATGAAATTCGGATATTGCTGGTGGATGACCATCCGGTGGTGCGGGCGGGCCTGCGTGCCATGCTGACTGAATTTGAGGGATTCACGGTGGTGGCCGAGGCGCCTGAGGGTGGCGCCGCCATCAAGGAGGTTCAGCGGCTGCAGACCTTGGGCGCGCCGGTTGATGTGGTGTTGATGGATCTGCAAATGGGTGACGGGTTGGATGGGGTTAGCGCCACGAAAGCCATTAAAAAACTGGCTGCGCCCCCTCCTGTTCTCATTTTGACCACCTACGACACCGATGCCGATATTTTGGCGGCAGTGGAGGCCGGCGCAAGCGGCTACATGCTCAAGGACGCGCCTCCGGAGCAAATCCGCAGCGCCGTGCAGCAGGCAGCAGCGGGGCAGACAGCACTTGCTCCCGAGGTTGCTGCGCGGCTTATGGGAAGGATTCGTAACCCCACTCCGGCCTTGTCGGCGCGTGAGGTGGAATTAGTGGAACTGCTGGCGACGGGGATGAGTAATAAGGCCATTGCCAAGCAACTGTTCATTTCCGAAGCGACGGTGAAAACCCATCTGGTGCACATTTACGACAAGCTGGGCGTGGATAACCGCACCGCCGCCATCTCGGTTGCTGTGGGACGGCGAATTATCCGCAGCGCAGGCTAGAAGAAGTTTCCGCCTACAAGCAGCCGGTCCCCATTTCGGGTGGCTTAAATTGTGTGTAGTGTGAGCAGCAGCACAGGCGGATGGGGGTGGATCGCAATGATGCAGGCCCGCAAGGGTCGGCAATCCACAAAAAGAGGTCCACGTCACATTTCCCTTTACTGTGATATGGATAACAATTTTGTGAGATAGTCTGAATTATTGTTCGATTCCGTGTGCGGCACTCTCCAGCTAATGGGGAAGGCGGCGCAGGGGGATTGGCGAAGATCTCAATACCGCGTGCAACGAAGCAGGAGGTCCACCGAGTGACGTTTTCGAAGGGCAAGGCGCGGCCGTACCACTTGAGCATGGCAGTGGTTTGCACACTATTGGCCTCCGGTGGATTTGTGGGTGCCGGTTACGTCGGGACCTCCACTGCCGACGCTGCCGCCGCCCTAGGGGTGCAGCAGCTCAACCGTTCATCGTCCTCGGCTACGCAAGCGTCCCCCGTGAGTTTTGACTCTTTGAATGCGCCGGCGCTTGCCGGCAATATTTCCTTTGCGAAGACCCTGATTCTTGCTAAAAAACCAGCAGCGCCGCAGCGCTTCGACCTCACTGACCCCAACGGAAATACGCCCCAGTTGGCGCGCTCGGTTGGCGACATGCGCGGGGATATTCCGGAGGTTTCGGCGGAACTGATTTCCGAGGTTCGCAAGGATATCTTGGCCGCGGCTTTCCAGGGCTTGGGCCACCCATATGTTTGGGGAGGTACCAGCTTTGAGTATGGCTGGGACTGCTCGGGTTTTGTTCAGTGGGCCTACGCCCAGGCTGGAGTGGCGCTGCCGCGGACCGAACAATGGTTGCCCATGGTTCAAACGAATAACCCCCAGCCCGGCGACATTGTGGTGCAAAACCCTGACGGACCCAATCACTGGTCGCACATTGGCATTTACATTGGTGGCGGCAAGATGATCAGCGCCCTGAACCCGTCGGTGGGAACGTTCATACACGCACCTGCTGATGTCAGTAGCTCCTCCACCTACTTCTCCATGCCCGGTTTTGCATCCGCTGACGAGTTGGCT
The Arthrobacter alpinus genome window above contains:
- the murJ gene encoding murein biosynthesis integral membrane protein MurJ, giving the protein MSASAARSSANMAVGTLVSRVLGLIKGMILSIAVAGTVIGDIFEGANYLPNLIFLMLAGGVFNAVLIPQIAKASKHPDGGRDFISRLLTLGLLGLLTLTAVVMLLVVPIMSLSTSFSGKQLELAITFGLFLLPQIFFYGLFSLLGQVLNAHNSFKAYAWAPVVNNVVAIAGLLVFIFVAGSSATNPHTVGNWTTGQSWMLAGTATFGIIAQSVVLLVPVHRLGLNLRPKFSLKGAGLGATAKIATWTMGTMIIGNLSFIVILRIATIPSGEDTNTGGSVYPGALVLSRATEMYIMPHSTIALSIATVMFTAMAHAAASKNLPALRSSVSSALRTTGMATVFAAMALLVLSGPLGMLFSGNHELVGRQVAITLAILAVGAPFFSINFILNRVFYSQENAKTPFILQCIAVAVLLTCVLIAGQLPPQWIIYGIALSYTISNFVGPVISHRFLKAQLGDYGRGLIMRAHMRFLAAALVSGIVGELVLRLFGSSTPGGFMWTSIQASVATLAVVGTVMAVVYVLVLKQLRVDEVDALLNPLIKKVRTRLPGKIAGK
- a CDS encoding NUDIX hydrolase codes for the protein MVHPVPRAPKRNPLPPAMGPLGVPGAPSQLPTVEEVSAGGVVVAMHDGVPTVAIIARINRGGRLEWCLPKGHPEGEENHCEAAVREIEEETGIAGEVLATLGSIDYWFTVSGHRVHKTVHHFLLRATGGFLTIENDPDHEAVDVAWVPLDELARKLSFPNERRITDLARELLPEHF
- a CDS encoding CCA tRNA nucleotidyltransferase, with translation MDLVPDTSKFDPVVLELGRLFADAGFELSLVGGPVRDLFLGRTSPDLDFTTNATPEQILAVAKKWADSHWEMGRDFGTIGFRKRNAQQEVLLIEITTYRAEAYDPDSRKPVVAFGTSLVDDLQRRDFSVNSMALRLPEMELVDPFGGAKDLASGLIRTPGAAEDSFSDDPLRMMRAARFASQLGFALHPDVLAAMTGMAGRISIISAERVREELVKIICGAHPRVGIDILVDTGLAELVLPEIPALKLETDEHHRHKDVYQHSLQVLEQAASMETGPDGPVPGPDFVLRFAALMHDVGKPKTRRFEPGGGVSFRHHDLAGAKLTAKRMKALRFDNDSIKAVSRLVELHMRFYGYGEAGWTDSAVRRYVTDAGPLLERLHRLTRSDVTTRNQRKADRLAFAYDDLEQRIAVLAEQEELDSIRPDLDGGAIMALLGIKPGRVVGRAYNFMLEQRMEYGPLGLEKAEEILRQWWAEQPESQPEDPKQLQDLEQPEAPEQRQEPAQG
- a CDS encoding histidine phosphatase family protein → MSNADSGNTPAGAVAVPGGPKLWLLRHGETEWSRSGQYTGLTDLPLTELGEDQARSAQAALSGVDFDLVLTSPLQRARRTATLAGFPDAVVEPNAVEWDYGDYEGIDSAVVRAQNPGYLIWDDGVPNGETLDEVAARADLIVARALSVTRADGAPANVLLVAHGHFLRIMAARWLRLPGTAGRHFVLGTAKTCTLGWDKKTPAIEQWGL
- a CDS encoding glycosyltransferase family 87 protein; this encodes MAESQASGTQAQHPIVVPSRSDDLLRTLTEPVGGPLGKRTSPGITNPGFFTVERVLVLIAAVSALLAIMTKSHCRTAGWVTPDQESTVCWSVFPNSFVDDRLGALTPFFSEGSPFGHPVLAGWIAGITAWLTRSAGDGALRQLAFFDLNAALIAMVWIVTVVIVARTAGRRVWDAAIVAASPVLIMLAYVSWDFWAAALVGAGMYLFARKQTLWAGVFFGVAAMAAPYPIFVLLALVFLGIRTGPVAKMLEMVAAAAIAWLLVLAPIMAINPPAFPDYLKNLFAAGPTESSIYGGLNLIAERMGWSTLDVGATNAVSGILLLLLVAGLLAVALYAPRPPRVAQLAFVAAAGFMVLNKGAEPWHAVWLVPLLALAMPRWRPVLVWQAAILTHFIALMLFRSKVLGDISNQHAIDTPYFLIAAVIGAVATWIMVGIVVRDIFTPAYDVVRRGGVSDPQGGILLLLREGTVSVPDAAEQLPLAAGETPIDNAEAR